From a single Miscanthus floridulus cultivar M001 chromosome 8, ASM1932011v1, whole genome shotgun sequence genomic region:
- the LOC136477432 gene encoding stearoyl-[acyl-carrier-protein] 9-desaturase 5, chloroplastic-like: MSPMAAAAFPSCGAFGCPAAATPPCPMSRRRAFSSVVAMASAAQVRAPSRKPFAPTREVHRPVAHSLPPQKREIFESLDSWAADNILVLLKPVERSWQPQDYLPDAASESFADEVRELRERAREIPDDYFVCFVGDMVTEEALPTYQTILNTLDGGVRDETGASPTSWAVWTRAWAAEENRHGDLMNKYLFLTGRVDMRQIEKTIQYLIASGMDPKTETNPYMGFVYTSFQERATFISHGNTARHARRYGDTKLAQICGTIAADEKRHESAYERIVGKLFEVDPDYTVRAFADTMRKKVAMPAHLMYDGQDDALFARFSAVAQRLGVYTARDYADILEFLVRRWGVQELTGLSAEGRRAQEFVCELGPRFRRLEERAHAKAKDPEFAPFSWIHGRQVQL, encoded by the exons ATGTctccgatggcggcggcggcgttcccTTCCTGCGGCGCCTTCGGTTGCCCGGCAGCGGCGACGCCTCCTTGCCCAATGAGCAggaggagagccttctcctcggTGGTGGCCATGGCTTCCGCAGCCCA GGTGAGAGCTCCGAGCAGGAAGCCGTTCGCCCCTACTCGCGAGGTGCACCGGCCGGTGGCGCACTCGCTGCCGCCGCAGAAGCGGGAGATCTTCGAGTCGCTCGACTCGTGGGCGGCGGACAACATCCTGGTGCTCCTCAAGCCCGTGGAGAGGTCGTGGCAACCGCAGGACTACCTGCCGGACGCCGCCTCCGAGTCCTTCGCCGACGAGGTCCGGGAGCTGCGGGAGCGCGCCCGGGAGATCCCCGACGACTACTTCGTCTGCTTCGTGGGCGACATGGTCACCGAGGAGGCGCTGCCGACGTACCAGACCATCCTCAACACCCTGGACGGCGGCGTCCGCGACGAGACCGGCGCCAGCCCCACCAGCTGGGCGGTGTGGACCAGGGCCTGGGCCGCCGAGGAGAACAGGCACGGCGACCTCATGAACAAGTACCTCTTCCTCACGGGGAGGGTGGACATGAGGCAGATCGAGAAGACCATCCAGTACCTCATCGCCTCAGGGATGGACCCCAAGACGGAGACGAACCCGTACATGGGCTTCGTCTACACGTCGTTCCAGGAGCGCGCCACCTTCATCTCCCACGGCAACACGGCGCGCCACGCCAGGCGGTACGGCGACACCAAGCTGGCGCAGATCTGCGGCACCATCGCCGCCGACGAGAAGCGGCACGAGTCGGCGTACGAGCGGATCGTCGGCAAGCTGTTCGAGGTGGACCCGGACTACACGGTGCGCGCCTTCGCCGACACCATGAGGAAGAAGGTGGCCATGCCCGCGCACCTCATGTACGACGGCCAGGACGACGCGCTGTTCGCGCGCTTCAGCGCCGTCGCGCAGCGCTTGGGGGTCTACACGGCCAGGGACTACGCCGACATCCTCGAGTTCCTGGTCCGCCGCTGGGGCGTCCAGGAACTCACGGGGCTGTCCGCTGAAGGCCGCCGCGCGCAGGAGTTCGTCTGCGAGCTGGGGCCACGGTTCAGGAGGCTGGAGGAGAGGGCGCACGCCAAGGCCAAGGACCCGGAGTTCGCGCCATTCAGCTGGATTCACGGCCGCCAGGTCCAGCTCTGA
- the LOC136477433 gene encoding F-box/kelch-repeat protein At1g67480-like has protein sequence MLAASQHQFAHSQTCFQARMQLKPPTRPKLYSGLVPQEEFDSYCDLIPGLPEDLAKICLALVPRTHFPVMGAVSKRWMSFLESKELIAVRKEVGKLEEWVYVLTPDAGAKGSHWEILECSGQKQSPLPRMPGLTKAGFGVVVIGGKLFVIAGYAADHGKDCVSDEVYQYDSCLNRWTELAKMNVARCDFACAEVNGVIYVAGGFGPNGESLSSVEVYDLEQTKWTLIEGLRRPRWGCFGCSFEGKLYVMGGRSSFTIGNSRFVDVYNPNNHAWDQVKNGCVMVTAHAVLGEKLFCIEWKNQRSLAIFNPADNSWQKVPVPLTGSSSTRFSFGVHEDKLLLFPLEEEPGYQTLIYDPAAPMGSEWCTSKLKPSGSCLCSVTIKA, from the exons ATGCTTGCTGCGTCACAACATCAGTTTGCTCATTCGCAGACGTGCTTCCAAGCTAGGATGCAGCTCAAGCCTCCTACAAGACCCAAACTTTATTCAGGGCTTGTGCCCCAGGAGGAATTCGATTCATACTGTGATCTAATACCAGGCTTGCCTGAAGACTTGGCAAAGATATGTCTTGCCCTTGTTCCTCGTACTCATTTTCCTGTCATGGGTGCAGTTTCCAAGAGGTGGATGTCGTTTCTTGAGAGCAAGGAACTCATAGCTGTGAGGAAGGAGGTTGGGAAACTTGAGGAGTGGGTGTATGTCCTGACTCCAGATGCTGGCGCAAAGGGGTCTCACTGGGAGATTTTAGAGTGTTCAGGGCAAAAGCAGAGCCCTCTTCCGCGAATGCCTGGACTAACCAAAGCTGGGTTTGGTGTGGTTGTTATTGGTGGGAAGCTCTTTGTTATTGCGGGCTATGCTGCTGACCATGGGAAAGACTGTGTTTCAGATGAGGTTTATCAATATGATTCTTGCCTCAACAG GTGGACTGAGCTTGCTAAGATGAATGTAGCTCGGTGTGACTTCGCCTGTGCAGAGGTCAATGGGGTGATATATGTTGCTGGTGGATTTGGTCCAAATGGCGAGAGTTTATCTAGCGTTGAAGTTTATGACCTAGAACAGACTAAATGGACATTGATTGAGGGCCTACGCAGACCAAGGTGGGGCTGCTTCGGGTGCAGCTTTGAAGGGAAGCTCTATGTCATGGGTGGCCGTTCAAGCTTCACAATTGGCAACTCCCGTTTTGTTGATGTGTACAATCCTAATAACCATGCCTGGGACCAGGTCAAGAACGGCTGTGTGATGGTCACTGCTCATGCAGTCCTCGGCGAGAAGCTCTTCTGCATTGAATGGAAGAACCAGAGGTCTCTGGCAATCTTCAACCCGGCTGACAACTCCTGGCAGAAGGTCCCCGTGCCGCTTACTGGTAGCTCAAGCACTCGTTTTTCCTTCGGGGTACATGAGGACAAGCTGCTGCTCTTCCCTCTGGAGGAAGAGCCCGGGTATCAGACGCTGATCTATGATCCTGCAGCTCCGATGGGGTCTGAGTGGTGCACATCGAAGCTGAAGCCGTCAGGTTCTTGCCTGTGCAGCGTGACCATCAAAGCCTGA